A single region of the Acinetobacter sp. WCHA45 genome encodes:
- a CDS encoding disulfide bond formation protein B, whose amino-acid sequence MRWTYRLVSALLVLTSIIGISFALYLEHVQGLEPCPLCIFQRIGLIGMGLIALVAFIHNPISNGFKRFYALLATLSIGWSVGVASRHVWLQHLPPDKVPSCGPGLDYLVDALPMKAVFQEVLSGSGECAVIDWTFLGQSLPVWSLLYFSLILLVCLWQLFRHYSVAK is encoded by the coding sequence ATGCGATGGACTTACCGCTTAGTTAGTGCATTATTGGTACTAACGAGTATTATTGGTATCTCGTTTGCGTTGTATTTAGAACATGTGCAAGGTTTAGAGCCTTGCCCACTGTGTATTTTCCAACGTATTGGCTTAATTGGAATGGGATTGATTGCCTTAGTCGCATTTATTCATAATCCGATTTCAAATGGTTTTAAACGTTTTTATGCACTATTAGCAACCTTATCCATCGGTTGGTCAGTGGGCGTTGCATCTCGTCATGTTTGGCTACAGCATTTACCACCTGATAAGGTGCCAAGTTGTGGTCCAGGCTTGGACTATTTAGTTGATGCATTGCCAATGAAAGCGGTATTTCAGGAAGTGCTTTCAGGTTCAGGCGAATGTGCAGTAATAGATTGGACTTTCTTAGGACAATCTCTACCCGTGTGGTCGTTGCTGTATTTTAGTTTGATCTTATTGGTATGTTTGTGGCAGTTGTTTAGACATTATAGTGTTGCTAAATAA
- a CDS encoding YqiA/YcfP family alpha/beta fold hydrolase — MLIIYLHGFQSSPMSKKGQQLEQYCTNVEHADVHLPDLNKPPEHVLRDVSKLIESLPLDQVRLVGSSLGGFYATYLVAKYGCPAVLINPAMQPWQLFEDLFGIEQIPLKVTDSWTLDADQLQQLQSIADTKLKHADKILVLLQRGDEVLDYRQAQRYYNAAQPSALILTDADGNHAMDDFEEKLPFVLRFLSTAL, encoded by the coding sequence ATGCTAATTATTTATTTACATGGCTTTCAAAGCAGCCCCATGTCAAAAAAGGGGCAACAATTAGAACAATATTGCACAAATGTTGAGCATGCTGATGTGCATTTACCTGATTTGAATAAACCGCCTGAACACGTTTTAAGAGATGTTTCTAAGCTGATTGAAAGTTTACCACTCGATCAAGTGAGATTGGTTGGAAGTAGCTTAGGGGGATTCTATGCGACATATCTTGTCGCAAAATATGGATGCCCTGCTGTACTGATTAATCCTGCTATGCAACCATGGCAGTTATTCGAAGATTTATTCGGGATTGAACAAATCCCACTCAAAGTCACTGATTCATGGACACTCGATGCCGACCAATTGCAGCAATTACAATCAATTGCTGACACGAAGTTAAAGCATGCTGATAAAATTCTTGTACTGTTGCAACGAGGTGACGAAGTCTTGGATTATCGTCAAGCACAACGTTATTATAATGCAGCACAGCCATCTGCATTGATTTTAACCGACGCTGATGGTAATCATGCAATGGATGATTTTGAAGAAAAATTACCTTTCGTACTCCGATTTTTATCGACAGCCCTCTAA
- the parE gene encoding DNA topoisomerase IV subunit B produces the protein MTQYTAQSLEVLSGLDPVRRRPGMYTDTSRPNHLAQEVIDNAVDEALAGHANQICVTVYEDGSLSVEDNGRGMPVDIHPEYGQSGIEIILTKLHAGGKFSTDNYQFSGGLHGVGISVVNALSTRVEVAVQRQGNLYQMAFEQGEPVAPLSVLEGKVAKRATGTTVRFWPEAKYFDSPKFALKALKHNLKAKAVLAAGLKIIYDDKINNEKIEWQFENGLVDYLMDELEGREILPDPAFVSSGQAERAACEFAICWNVEGGEQIQESYVNLIPTAQGGTHVNGLRSGVTEALREFCELRNLLPRNMKLSAEDVWDGVNFILSLKFQEPQFSGQTKERLSSREASNIVLNIAKDAFALWLNQHAEIATQLAEMAIAKAGRRLKAAKKVERKKIVSGPALPGKLADCVGLTREDSELFIVEGDSAGGSAKQARDKNFQAIMPIRGKILNTWEVSSDEVLASQEVHDIAIAIGVDPGSDDLSELRYGKICILADADSDGLHIATLLCALFVKHFPTLVEDGHLFVAMPPLYRIDIGKDVYYALDDSELESILKKVKGNKNPQITRFKGLGEMNASQLRETTMDPNTRRLVQLDLDDAHFTAGLLDKLLAKKRSSDRKHWLEQKGNLADIVV, from the coding sequence GTGACACAATACACGGCACAATCCCTTGAAGTTCTTTCAGGTTTAGATCCTGTTCGTCGTCGTCCCGGTATGTATACCGATACCTCACGTCCAAACCATTTGGCGCAAGAGGTGATTGACAATGCGGTGGATGAAGCACTTGCAGGACATGCCAATCAAATTTGTGTCACGGTCTATGAAGATGGTTCATTGTCAGTCGAAGATAATGGACGAGGTATGCCAGTCGATATTCATCCTGAATATGGACAAAGTGGTATCGAAATTATTTTGACCAAATTACATGCAGGCGGAAAATTCAGTACCGATAATTATCAATTTTCTGGTGGTTTACATGGTGTCGGTATTTCTGTCGTGAATGCTTTATCAACACGCGTTGAGGTTGCGGTACAACGCCAAGGTAACTTGTATCAAATGGCGTTTGAACAAGGTGAACCTGTTGCACCATTATCGGTGTTAGAAGGTAAAGTTGCGAAACGTGCGACAGGAACAACCGTTCGCTTTTGGCCAGAAGCAAAATACTTTGATAGTCCAAAATTTGCACTAAAAGCATTGAAGCATAATTTGAAAGCTAAAGCCGTTTTAGCGGCGGGCTTAAAAATTATTTATGACGATAAAATCAATAATGAAAAAATTGAATGGCAGTTTGAAAATGGTCTAGTCGACTATTTAATGGATGAACTTGAGGGTCGAGAGATTTTACCTGATCCTGCATTTGTCAGTAGTGGACAAGCAGAGCGAGCCGCGTGTGAATTTGCGATCTGTTGGAATGTCGAGGGGGGTGAGCAGATTCAGGAAAGCTACGTCAACCTGATTCCAACCGCGCAAGGTGGTACGCATGTCAATGGATTGCGTTCAGGGGTCACGGAGGCTCTACGCGAGTTCTGTGAATTACGTAATTTATTACCACGTAATATGAAACTTTCGGCAGAAGATGTTTGGGATGGGGTCAATTTCATTCTATCGCTGAAATTCCAAGAACCGCAATTTTCGGGGCAGACCAAAGAGCGTTTATCCAGTCGTGAAGCCTCCAATATTGTGCTGAATATTGCCAAAGATGCCTTTGCTTTATGGTTAAACCAACATGCTGAGATTGCAACGCAGTTAGCTGAAATGGCAATTGCTAAAGCTGGGCGTCGCTTAAAAGCAGCGAAAAAAGTGGAGCGTAAAAAGATCGTCTCTGGTCCTGCGTTACCCGGAAAACTGGCTGATTGTGTCGGTTTAACGCGTGAAGACAGTGAGTTGTTTATTGTCGAAGGGGATTCGGCAGGTGGAAGTGCTAAACAAGCGCGTGACAAGAATTTCCAAGCGATTATGCCGATTCGTGGAAAAATTCTAAATACATGGGAAGTATCTTCGGATGAGGTGCTCGCTTCTCAAGAGGTACATGATATTGCGATTGCCATAGGGGTTGATCCGGGTAGCGATGATCTATCTGAATTACGTTATGGCAAAATCTGTATTCTTGCCGACGCAGATTCTGATGGTCTACATATCGCGACATTACTCTGTGCCTTGTTTGTGAAACATTTCCCGACTTTAGTTGAAGATGGTCATTTGTTTGTCGCAATGCCACCACTGTATCGTATTGATATTGGTAAAGATGTTTATTATGCGCTAGATGATAGTGAACTCGAAAGCATTTTGAAAAAAGTGAAAGGTAATAAAAATCCGCAAATCACTCGATTTAAAGGATTGGGTGAGATGAATGCGAGTCAATTGCGTGAAACCACAATGGACCCAAATACGCGCCGTTTAGTCCAACTTGATTTGGATGATGCGCATTTTACCGCAGGGTTATTAGATAAATTGCTGGCAAAAAAACGTTCGAGTGATCGTAAGCATTGGTTAGAACAGAAAGGTAATTTAGCGGATATTGTGGTTTAA
- the urtA gene encoding urea ABC transporter substrate-binding protein, whose translation MQNKLMSMSVLMAAMMGVGLVGCSKPAEKTEAAKTETKAAAPAASGDTIKVGILHSLSGTMAISETSLKDTALMTINEINANGGVMGKKLEPVIVDPASDWPLFAEKARQLITQDKVAVIFGCWTSVSRKSVLPVVEELNGLLFYPVQYEGQEQSKNIFYTGAAPNQQAIPAVEYLMGDEGGKAQRFVLLGTDYVYPRTTNKILRAFLKSKGVADADIMEEYTPFGHSNYQTIVANIKKFSAGKKTAVISTINGDSNVPFYRELGNQGIKAADIPVMAFSVGEEELRGIDTKPLVGHLAAWNYFMSVKNPKNTEFVNKFKQYAVEYKLPNADKVVTNDPMEATYVGINMWKQAVEKAGTTDVDKVRDAMAGQTFAAPSGYTLKMDETNHHLHKPVMIGQIRGDGQFDVVYKTPQTIKAEPWSPYIPK comes from the coding sequence ATGCAAAACAAATTAATGTCAATGTCCGTTCTTATGGCAGCGATGATGGGGGTAGGACTGGTCGGTTGTTCTAAACCAGCCGAAAAAACAGAAGCAGCAAAAACAGAAACCAAGGCGGCAGCACCAGCCGCAAGTGGTGACACCATTAAGGTGGGGATTTTACATTCACTCTCTGGCACGATGGCAATTTCTGAGACCTCTCTGAAAGATACTGCATTGATGACCATTAATGAAATCAATGCCAATGGCGGGGTGATGGGTAAAAAACTCGAACCTGTCATTGTTGACCCAGCATCAGATTGGCCGCTATTTGCTGAAAAAGCACGTCAGTTAATTACTCAGGACAAAGTTGCCGTTATTTTCGGTTGCTGGACATCAGTATCGCGTAAGTCGGTTCTTCCTGTGGTTGAAGAGTTAAATGGTTTATTGTTCTATCCAGTGCAATATGAAGGTCAGGAACAGTCTAAAAATATTTTCTATACAGGTGCAGCACCGAATCAGCAAGCCATTCCTGCGGTGGAATATTTAATGGGTGATGAGGGGGGTAAAGCACAACGTTTTGTTTTACTCGGTACAGATTACGTCTACCCACGCACCACCAATAAAATCCTGCGTGCTTTCCTGAAGTCTAAAGGTGTTGCCGATGCAGACATCATGGAAGAGTACACGCCATTTGGTCATAGCAACTACCAAACTATTGTTGCCAATATCAAGAAATTCTCCGCAGGTAAAAAGACTGCGGTGATCTCCACCATTAATGGCGATTCCAATGTTCCTTTCTATCGTGAGTTAGGTAACCAAGGTATTAAAGCTGCTGATATTCCAGTGATGGCTTTCTCAGTTGGCGAAGAAGAATTACGTGGAATTGATACCAAACCATTGGTGGGTCATTTAGCGGCATGGAACTATTTCATGTCAGTTAAAAATCCGAAAAACACCGAGTTTGTGAATAAATTCAAGCAATATGCGGTGGAGTACAAACTTCCAAATGCCGATAAAGTTGTGACCAATGATCCGATGGAAGCGACTTATGTTGGTATCAATATGTGGAAACAAGCGGTTGAAAAAGCAGGTACAACGGACGTTGATAAAGTTCGTGATGCGATGGCAGGTCAAACTTTTGCTGCGCCATCAGGTTATACCCTCAAAATGGATGAAACCAATCACCATTTACATAAACCTGTGATGATCGGACAAATCCGTGGTGATGGTCAATTTGATGTGGTTTATAAAACGCCTCAAACCATCAAAGCTGAGCCTTGGAGCCCATATATTCCTAAATAA
- the urtB gene encoding urea ABC transporter permease subunit UrtB: protein MAKHYVLAMLCIMAQIMFNPAWAEVTSPTTVTSTTSQDAIQTFVKSDFATRRAMLNQWPASIEQLDQLVAYIDQNELYTDSSGHTYILKNDEKLLSYPQLQAIDTWPSDLSQVTLVNTLRKALNFGQAKVKLNSDDAAQRLAAVDILENNLDELDVSTIKQLYLNEKSEAVKARLAQLKARLDFNSSDEFTKIEAVKVLGDSNRPDVFALINQSLQQPQSNPALKAALLEAQNKIKTRIQISEWSGHVFSGLSTASILLLAALGLAITYGLLGVINMAHGELIMIGAYTTYVIQSFFKTHFAGLVDWYLLAAIPAAFLVSALIGMLIERTVIRPLYGRQLETLLATFGVSLILMQSVRMIFGAQNVEVSNVAWLSGGIALTPSLMLPYNRIAIIGFTVAVLLLLVFLLNKTRFGLFIRAVTQNRQMARAVGIRSARIDMLAFGLGSGLAGLAGCALAQVGNVGPDLGQNYIIDAFLVVVVGGVGQVWGAVLAALGLGISGTVLEIGLGAVLAKIILLVLVILFIQKRPQGLFAIKGRFVE, encoded by the coding sequence ATGGCGAAACACTATGTTTTGGCAATGCTCTGCATCATGGCACAGATCATGTTTAATCCTGCATGGGCAGAAGTTACCTCACCAACAACCGTGACGTCTACAACTTCTCAGGATGCCATCCAAACTTTTGTTAAATCTGACTTTGCTACTCGCCGTGCCATGTTGAATCAATGGCCAGCCAGTATTGAGCAACTCGATCAATTGGTCGCGTATATTGATCAAAATGAGTTATATACCGATAGTTCAGGTCATACTTACATTTTAAAAAACGATGAAAAACTATTAAGTTATCCGCAATTGCAAGCCATCGACACTTGGCCCTCAGATTTATCTCAAGTGACGCTGGTCAATACTTTACGTAAGGCACTGAACTTTGGACAAGCCAAAGTTAAACTCAATTCAGACGATGCAGCACAACGTTTAGCTGCGGTGGACATTTTAGAAAATAATTTAGATGAGCTCGATGTATCAACGATCAAACAACTCTATCTCAATGAAAAAAGTGAAGCGGTTAAAGCACGTTTGGCACAACTGAAAGCACGTTTAGATTTTAATAGCTCAGATGAGTTTACTAAGATCGAAGCAGTAAAAGTTTTAGGGGATTCGAATCGTCCCGATGTATTCGCATTGATTAACCAAAGCTTACAACAGCCACAAAGTAATCCTGCATTAAAAGCAGCTTTGCTTGAAGCACAAAATAAAATTAAAACGCGCATTCAAATCAGTGAATGGTCAGGGCATGTATTTTCAGGTCTCAGTACCGCTAGTATTTTACTTTTAGCAGCGCTTGGTCTTGCAATCACCTATGGTTTGCTTGGTGTCATCAATATGGCACATGGTGAACTCATCATGATCGGTGCTTATACCACTTACGTCATTCAAAGTTTTTTTAAAACGCACTTTGCAGGCTTGGTTGATTGGTATTTATTGGCTGCGATTCCTGCTGCATTTCTGGTGAGTGCGTTGATCGGTATGTTGATTGAACGTACTGTGATTCGCCCGTTGTATGGTCGCCAACTAGAAACATTATTGGCAACCTTTGGGGTGAGCTTAATCTTGATGCAATCGGTTCGCATGATCTTTGGTGCACAGAATGTTGAAGTGTCGAATGTCGCATGGCTCAGTGGTGGTATTGCCCTGACGCCAAGCTTGATGTTGCCATATAACCGTATTGCGATTATTGGTTTTACTGTGGCGGTCTTACTGCTTTTAGTTTTCTTATTAAATAAAACCCGTTTCGGATTATTTATCCGTGCTGTGACACAAAACCGTCAAATGGCGCGTGCCGTGGGCATTCGTTCTGCACGTATCGACATGCTGGCATTTGGCTTAGGTTCAGGCTTAGCTGGATTGGCAGGTTGTGCGTTAGCACAAGTCGGCAATGTCGGCCCTGATCTCGGGCAAAACTACATTATTGATGCCTTCCTTGTCGTTGTCGTCGGTGGTGTGGGTCAAGTATGGGGGGCAGTACTTGCAGCCTTAGGTTTAGGGATTAGCGGTACAGTTTTGGAGATTGGTCTAGGTGCGGTTTTAGCAAAAATTATTCTCTTGGTTCTTGTGATTTTGTTTATCCAAAAGCGTCCACAAGGTTTGTTTGCCATCAAAGGTCGTTTCGTGGAGTAA